Below is a window of Candidatus Dependentiae bacterium DNA.
GAGCAAGCCATTCCTTCGCATCGCTGTTTACATCAAATCCAGTTCTATCAATAATCGCGAACATATCTTCTTGTGTCAATTCATTCAGAACGAATACTTTGCACCGAGATAGTAATGCAGAGATGACTTCAAAGCTTGGATTTTCGGTCGTCGCACCTATAAGCGTTAATTTTCCAGATTCTACGTAAGGAAGGAGAAAATCTTGCTGAGCCTTATTGAATCGATGAATTTCATCTAAAAAGAGTATTCGTGGTTTGCCTGCGGTGAAAAGATCGTCTTTTGCTTCGATGATCTTTCTAATGTCGTCTTTGCTTGCAGATACTGCCGATAGTTCATAATAATCTGCGTTAATTGATTGTGCGTAAATACGGGCGAGAGTGGTTTTGCCAACTCCCGGGGGGCCCCAAAGGATAAAGCTAAATAAATGCTTTTTTTCTATAGCGACTCTGAGCGGTTTGCCAGGCGCCACCAAATGATCTTGGCCGATAAATTCTATTAAATTTTTTGGTCTTATTTTTGAAGCAAATGGTTCCATTTTTTTCTAGCCAAAACTATTGGCCACCTTTCTGAGCAATATAACCTGCATTTATTTCTATTATACTAGAAAACGAATCGTTTGTCTCTAGGAGATCGACGTGCTGATTAGGTAAAAAGACTGCATTTTCAAGGATTTTTACAGACTTTACTTTTTCTGTAATTCGAAAAAGTTTATGCTATACTTAGGAGGTATTTCTTCTATGTCTTATTCTCAATTGGTTAATTAAAATTATGAATAAACCGTTTTTGCAAGTTATTTCTGTCACAAAAAAATATGATAACTTTGAAGCGCTTAAGGGTATTTCGATCCAGATAGAACAGGGTGAAGTTTTTACTCTACTCGGTGTAAACGGTGCGGGTAAAACGACACTTTCTTCAATCATTGCCACCTTAAAGCCGCCTACAACTGGCGATATCCTTTTTAATGGAAATTCTATCTACAAGGATATTTCAAGTTATCGCCGAGCTATTGGTTTTTGCCCACAACGACCAAATTTGAATAATTATTTTTCACTGCGAAAAAATTTAGAATTTGCAGGTCGTTACTTTGGCATGGAAGATGAGCATATTTTATCAATGATAGATGAATTGGCTGAGCGTTTTGATTTTAAAAAATACCTCGACGAAAAGCCTGAAGTGCTTTCTGGCGGCTATAAGCAACGCTTCATGTTGGCTAGAACCATTATTCATAGCCCCAAGTTGATTATTCTTGATGAACCGACCGTTGCTCTCGATCCTCATATTCGTAACCAATTATGGGATTATATCAAACAGCTAAAAGAGAAAAATATTTCTATTCTTTTAACAACGCATTATTTGGAAGAAGCGGAAGTTCTTTCAGATCGTGTATGCGTTCTTGAGCAGGGAAGAATCCGTTTGATCGATACACCTGAAAATCTCATGAGATCGTTTCAAAAGAGTAATTTAGAAGATGTTTTTATTCATATGATGCAGCAGGATTAAAATATGTTTTTAAGGAAAGATCAATTTCAGGTTCTGAAAGAACTGCTGGCCACAGATTTATATATTCTTAAAGGCACTGTACGCGATCAAGTTATAAATTTGTGCATTTGGATGATAAGCATGACGGTCGTAAACTCATATTTGATGCCTGCGTTTGGTTTATCGCTTGAATATAGTGCATTTATTTTGGCTGGGCTTTGCGCAAGCGCGGGTCTTTTTGGCATTTTTCCAAGTGTTGCGAATTTAGTCAGCGATTTTAAAGGTGATCAGGTATATACCTATTACTTAACCTTACCGCTTCCTTCATGGATGATTTTTTTGAGGCTCATTTTTTATTATGCGCTTAATTTCTCACTGCTTGGAATCCTAGTACTTCCCATTGGTCAATTGCTTATTTGGGATCGGTTTTCACTTAGGCATGTAGCATTTGGAAAATTTTTTCTTATTTTTACGTTGAGCTATTTTTTTTATGGAGCGTTTACGCTTTGGATTGCAAGTCGCGTACCTGATATGACAAAAATTGGAAACGTGTGGATGCGCTTCGTGTATCCAATCTGGTTTTTAGGATGTTTCCAATTTTCTTGGGCCGTTTTGAGAGAGAAATCTCAATTATTTAGCTTTATTAATCTTATGAATCCGATTACCTACATCATGGAA
It encodes the following:
- a CDS encoding ABC transporter ATP-binding protein, whose translation is MNKPFLQVISVTKKYDNFEALKGISIQIEQGEVFTLLGVNGAGKTTLSSIIATLKPPTTGDILFNGNSIYKDISSYRRAIGFCPQRPNLNNYFSLRKNLEFAGRYFGMEDEHILSMIDELAERFDFKKYLDEKPEVLSGGYKQRFMLARTIIHSPKLIILDEPTVALDPHIRNQLWDYIKQLKEKNISILLTTHYLEEAEVLSDRVCVLEQGRIRLIDTPENLMRSFQKSNLEDVFIHMMQQD
- a CDS encoding ABC transporter permease, which translates into the protein MFLRKDQFQVLKELLATDLYILKGTVRDQVINLCIWMISMTVVNSYLMPAFGLSLEYSAFILAGLCASAGLFGIFPSVANLVSDFKGDQVYTYYLTLPLPSWMIFLRLIFYYALNFSLLGILVLPIGQLLIWDRFSLRHVAFGKFFLIFTLSYFFYGAFTLWIASRVPDMTKIGNVWMRFVYPIWFLGCFQFSWAVLREKSQLFSFINLMNPITYIMEGMRAAVLGQNGYLNFWICCLMIAFFGILCSWRAIVLLKRRLDFV